The Halomonas sp. KG2 genome segment CCTGGCCGAAAAACAGGTGGCTGAATTCGGCTGTCTGTGGCGCTTTCAGGTAAGAGCCTTGGCTATGCGCGCTAATTTTGACCAGCGCATTACCAATGCCATAGGGGTTACGAGTGAACTGTACGGCGGAAGCATCCGCCAGATATTCGCGCTGACGGCTAACCGCAGACTTAATCAGATTGCCAAAAAAGGTGCCGGCATAGCCGACCACCATTAGCGCCGCTCCCAACCCTAAAATTACCACCGCTGAGTTGTTACGTTTACTGTTCCCAGCACGCCGATAACGCATGCTACGTAGCAAAGTACCGCCCAATAGCCCTATCAGCAGAATACCGTGGAGGATACTAACCAAGCGTATGTTTAGTCGCATATCGCCGTACAAAATATGACTAAACTCATGCGCGATCACCCCCTGTAACTCTTCCCGTGTCAGGTTGCGGATGGTGCCACGGGTAATACCGATCACCGCATCGCTGGTTTGGTACCCTGCCGCGAAAGCATTGATGCCCTCTTCCTCTACGATATAAACGGAAGGCACCTGCGTGCCCGATGCAATGGCCATTTCTTCAACGACATTGAGAATGCGGCGTTCATCGGGGTCGCGGGTCGTTAGATTAATCTCACGCCCACCCAGCGCTTCGGCCACCGCCCTGCCACCACCGCTTAGTTGACGTTGTTTGAATAGACCACCCAGCACCACAACAGCCAGCACCCCGGCAGCCACACCAGCCACTAGCTGGAATGAAAACGCGGACCACACTCCCTGCGCCGAAAGGCTGGTTTGCTCTGCGCCGCGCATCAACTGCAAGGCAATGGCAACGACCAATGTCGTCACGGCAATCAGCGCCAGCACTGCTAGTGCCAGCAAGACAACCAGATGCCAGGTTTTGCGCCGAGCGTGTTCCTGAGCAGTGAAAAAATCCATCTAATCCTGGCTCCTGCGCAGTAGCTTAGAACGACACTTTGGGTGCCACCTGGATCTGGGCGCTATCTTCAAATTCTAGCAATGAGGCATCCTGGCCATGCCCAAACATGCCAGCCACTGCCACTGGGGGGAAGCTCTGCCGATAAGTGTTGTAGTGCATTACCGCATCGTTAAATGACTGACGCGCAAAAGCCACCTTGTTTTCCGTGCTGGTGAGCTCTTCTGACAACTGCATCATATTTTGCGACGCTTTTAGGTCTGGGTAAGCTTCCATGACGACATTGAGCCGTCCCATCGCTTGAGTTAGCGCACCTTCAGCACCACCAAGGTCAGCAATCGCCTTGGCGCTACCAGGGTTCGCCGCTGCTGCTTTAAGGCCGGCCACTGCCGTATTGCGAGCCTCAATGACCGACTGCAGCGTTTCCCGCTCATGACTCAGATAGCCTTTGGCGGTCTCTACCAAGTTGGGAATTAGATCATGCCGCCGCTTAAGCTGTACCTCAATCTGGGCAAAGGCGTTCTCAAAGCGATTTTTCAACGAAACAAGCCGGTTGTAGATTCCAATAACGTAAAACGCGATCACGGCGACGACTACCAAAACAATGATGAGTGTCAGCATCTGGGTCCATCCTTAGCGTTAGCTGTAGTTAGCGGAAAATATTTGCGGAAAGTGCTAGCGGAAAAATAATAGCAGTTGAGCGTCAGACGCGTATTAACGAAAGCGGACGTTTGGCCGCACTACAAACGTGCTGCCAGCCATTCGATCGACCTTGCAAACTCATCACCCCTTAAGCGCCGCCTCAATCTCAGCAATGTTGATTTTTCTCATTTGCATCATTGCATCAAAGGCACGCTTCGCGGTGGCAGGGTCGGGATTGGCAATCGCGTTCATTAGTACCGCCGGTGTTATCTGCCAAGATATGCCCCATTTGTCCTTACACCAGCCACAGGCACTTTCTTCACCACCGTTGCTAACAATGGCATGCCAATAGTAATCCGTTTCGGCTTGATCATTCGTTGAGACTTGAAAAGAGAACGACTCATTGTGTGTGATCGCAGGTCCACCGTTGAGCCCAAGGCACGGAATGCCCATCACAGAAAACTCGACGGTTAATACATCCCCTTGTTTACCCGACGGAAAGTCTCCCGGTGCATAATGAACAGCCTTGACGAACGAATCGGGAAAGGTGTCAGCGTAAAAGCGTGCAGCCTCTTCCGCGACCATCGTACCAAAGGCAAATAGTGTTCTTTGCGAAGCTTGTCATGAGATTTCTCCAAGATATGCGTACCTAATAGCACCTAGGTTTTCAGCTTAACGCACCTGACATGCTTCGCCAGAAGGGATTTGAGAGGATGAAATACGGTGGTGAATGGTGAACAGTTATTGGCTAATGGCTGTAGGGATGATTTCATCATCGCGAAGTGTTAACACTTCGAAACCGGATGAAGTGACCGCAATCGTGTGCTCCCACTGTGCAGACAACTTCTTGTCACTGGTAACCACTGTCCAACCATCTCTCTTGGTTTTTATCTTGGCTTTCCCCTGGTTAACCATCGGTTCTATGGTAAATACCATGCCCTCTTGTAAAACCAGCCCTTTGCCCTTCTTCCCATAGTGCAACACCTGGGGCTCTTCGTGCATTTCTCGGCCAATTCCATGCCCACAATACTCACGAACGATAGAGTAGCCCTGTTTTTCAGCATATTGCTGAATCGCGTAACCTACATCGCCTAACGTTGCGCCAGGCTTAACCGCTTGTATCCCTTGCCACATGGACTCGTAGGTTTTATCGACCAGTCGCTTGGCATAGGGCTTTACATCTCCAAGAAGGTACATCTTGCTTGAATCTGCGATAAATCCGCCCTTCTCTAAGGTAATATCGACATTAACGATATCGCCAGACTTAAGTTTTTGCGTTTCAGATGGAATGCCATGACAAACTACATGGTTGACTGACGCGTTCAACACATACTGATAGCCATACTGGCCCTTGCTGGCAGGGCGAGCCTGTAAATGGTCAACGATATAGCGCTCGGCCCAATGGTTAATATCCATCGTGGAGATACCGGGCACTATTTGTTTATCGAGATAACTGAAAACTGATGCGAGTAGCCGCCCAGCCTCGCGCATTACGCGCAGTTCCTCTGCACTTTTCAGCGTTACCTTAGCCACCAATCACCTTCCTTAAATCGACATCGGCTTGCTGCATTTGGTCACGCATAATTTCAGAGAAGGTCATACTCGGATTGGCCTCCGCGAGCATCCCTACTTTTATCCAATATTCAGCCTGGGCATTGATGGAACGCACCATCACCGAACTAGCCTTGCGCACGTCTTCGTGTAGCTGATCATTAATTTTCACGATCCCCATAGCGCCCTCTCAAAACATACAAAACGAATATGAAACATATACGAATCATATATTATCAAACATTGAGCGACAAGCTTCCCGGCCATTAGCGCAGCAGGCCACACCAATGCATAGCGCTTGGTTAGCCGAGTTCGAAGATATCAGGATCTGAAAAAACTAACGGAAGTGTGATTTGGCCGCACGACAAACCAGCTAGCCAGCACCAAGCAACCAAACAGGGTATAAACCAAGATAAATACCCATTCAGGCATAGTGAAATAGAGCAGGCTCTGCAACCAGTATTGAATAAAAGAGCCCGTATAAGTGCCCGCCCCAGCCTTGGCCCGTAGCGCCATTTCCCACGTGGTTAATGGGCAAACGATCCCAAACCACGCCTGCACGACCACATAACCAATGGCACATAAATGAATGACCCGGAATGTTCGATGCCGCACCCACTGCCATCGCAGAAAATACCCTGCGTAGATGGCTAGCAGGCCGACAACAACAAAGGCCACAAACAAAACGTGGAGAATTAAAATCAAATCTGCCAAGCGTAATAGTAGCGTTTGTTGAGACATAGTAATCTACGTGATCCTCACCTTACCCCAGGGCTTGAAGCGCACTGCGCAAATGCTGGGTTAGATGGTCGGGGTGGACATTAGTCAACGACACAGTATCACACTGCTGGAAATGACAAAACTGGGTGATGGCATCCACAAAATCCGTTACGACGAGCCCCTCATCAAACGTATGTGGTTCGAAATGTAAGAACCTGATCTCTAAATGACGGCTTTTTCGATGGGCTTTACAATCCATACGCCCAATAAAGGCGTCGCGATAAAGTAGCGGCAGGCAAAAATAGCCATACTGACGTTTGGCTTCAGGCACATAACATTCCAATTGATAATCATATTGAAAAAGCGCCTTAAGCCGTTCGCGCTGAATAACACTATTATCGAACGGGGAAAGAATCAGCAGCCGATTTTTCAATCTAGGCAACGGGCGTTCAAGCGCCCCTGCTTCCACTATAAAAACCTCACCACTGCTTACTTTTACGCTTTCTAACGTTCCCTGCGCCAACCGTTCGTTTACCAGATTTTTCACTGCATTGCGCAGCTCAGAGCTACGCCGTAGATAGGTAAAACCTTTGAGTGATGCAAACCCATGACAGCGTAATTGCTGGTCGACCATGTGCGTCGCAAACGCTGCCACGCTGGGCATTTGCGTATTGATATGAGATGGAAGTACCCGCTCGGTTAGATCGTAGGTTTTTTGAAAACCTTCGCGGTCGCTGACCATAAGGTCGCCCTGCATATACAGCTGTTCCAGCGCCTTTTTGGCAGGTTTCCAGTCCCACCAGCCTGAGCGTTTCGTCGTCGTGTTTTCCAGGTCTCGAGAGCGCAGCGGGCCATCTGATTCTATGCGAGCCAATAGCTCACTCATTAGCTTTTTGTCAGGGTTTCTGAACCAGTGCGTTTGGCCACTTTTGATGGTGTGTTTGTAGGGTAACGAAAAGCGAAAATCGTCGATGGGTAAAAAAGCAGCCGCATGGGCCCAATATTCAAAGATGTCTCTATTGATCAACAACTGATGAATCATATCTGGTTTGAACCCAGGCACTCGCGAGTGAACCACATGGTGATGGGCTCGCTCGACCACGGATATGGTGTCGATCTGAACATAACCCAGGTGATTAATTGCGGAACGGGTTCCAGCCAAACCGCGCCCGAACGGCTGAACTTGCAGCAATCCTTGCGCAGCCAGGGCAACGCGACGTAGGCGCGCCAGCGCTTGCGGACGTTCAATTTCAATCATCGTCGTACTTGCCTCAACGCTCGCCATAAACTGCGCGAAAGACAAGCGCCTGACGACCGTACTAAATGTATTTAATGCGTTCTACTCAACAGCTACACACCGAGAAGAGGCAAATGCTTAAGCCTGTGATACTTCAGTGCCAACTCGATGCAATGCCCTAATGGGGATTGCTCAATATTCATGCCCAAAGGGATCACAATAGCGCGCTTGCCTTCATACTCAAATTCACTGGGATATCTCTCTTTGAACGTTTCAATCAAACGCGTTTGGCAGTGAAAAAATACCTTAATCGCATCTGGGTCTTTCGCTTTCCAATCGATGCGAATGGTCGTGCCTCCTTTGACAAGGTAACTCGCCTCTCCCCATTTGAGCACTTCTTCAACTTCGCCCAACGCATCTTCAGCCGCTCTTGTCAGAATAAGTTGCCGCACACGCTCAAGCTGTCGCCGAGCGCTTATCGGATAGGTTTCAAACTTAGCCTGAACAGCTGGACTCATGATGATCTTTCCAAGAAATTAACGACATTTAGTATAAACGTTTATTTATTAACTCAATTGGCTATGCTCAATGGTTCAAATATCATGCGGCCCGCGTTGCCATAAATTGACCATTGCCGACTGGCACAGTGCACGTGGCGAAATCTGGGTCTGCCGACACCAGTTCTATAAAAGCCGCCATTTCATCAGCATGGGAAGTGGCATTATCCACCACCAGAAGCCCACCACCTCTCAAGACCCGCTTAATATGCGGCCACCACGGCACATACTCAGAACGATTAGAGTCAAGAAAGAGCAGATCGAACGAAGAATCCTCCACGCTTTCCAGCAACTTGCCAGCTTCACATTGCAGCGATGTAATGTAGTTAGAAAGACCCGAGCGCTCAAAATTCTTGGCTGCCAGATCGAACTTGTATTCGGCAAGTTCTACTGTCGTGACGTGCCCACCAATCTTTTGAGCTGCCTGGGCAAACCACAAGGTGGAATAGCCATTAGAGGTACCAATCTCCAGCACTCTTTTTGCGTCCGTGGCTTGGGTAAGTACTGAAAGAAACTCCCCCGTATCACGAGTGATATTCAACATACGACGCAGACGATCAGCAATGGCAGCATCGTTTTCCTGGCCAAATTGCTCTAACTCAGTTAGCAACTCGCGTAATGATTCGACCACACTTACCCCCTTAGCAATCTAAACAGCTTTAAAACGAGAGCCGACTGATCAGGCTCAGAAGGTGGTAAAACATCATGCCCACCTAACTTAGAAACCTAACGTTTTTAGCTTAACGCACATAATGCACTTCGCCAGATTGATCGAAAGCTCACCGATGACGTTGACGCAGCGAAGACAACAGTATTCTAGTAACTCGCCTGGTTAGCTATTCCCAAGCATGTATGCACGGAGCTGCCGCTCCTCTCGCATAACATGAAGGACCAGAATCTGTTTCTCATCCTCACGATAAAAAATGCGACAGGGTGGAACCACTATCTCCCTGTATACCGAATTGGGGAGCTCAGGAGGAATCCGTCCGGATTGGGGGAAGTTTTCCAAACGCTCGGTCTTATCGAAAACGTTTTGGACCAGATGGCTTGCGGCAGCAGGATTATCCAGAGCAATGTACTCAGCGATGGCATCCAGTTCTTGAAGAGCAGGCTCTGTCCAAATTACTTCAGCCATTTACTCATTTTCTCCCTGGCCTCACGTTGGCTGTACGTTCTTCCCTCAAGTACAGCGCGCTCTCCCCGCGAAAGCCCCTCAAGCAGCTCTAGTCGGCGCTGCATAAACTCGA includes the following:
- a CDS encoding type II toxin-antitoxin system RelE/ParE family toxin → MAEVIWTEPALQELDAIAEYIALDNPAAASHLVQNVFDKTERLENFPQSGRIPPELPNSVYREIVVPPCRIFYREDEKQILVLHVMREERQLRAYMLGNS
- a CDS encoding DUF2784 domain-containing protein, whose amino-acid sequence is MSQQTLLLRLADLILILHVLFVAFVVVGLLAIYAGYFLRWQWVRHRTFRVIHLCAIGYVVVQAWFGIVCPLTTWEMALRAKAGAGTYTGSFIQYWLQSLLYFTMPEWVFILVYTLFGCLVLASWFVVRPNHTSVSFFRS
- a CDS encoding LemA family protein; this encodes MLTLIIVLVVVAVIAFYVIGIYNRLVSLKNRFENAFAQIEVQLKRRHDLIPNLVETAKGYLSHERETLQSVIEARNTAVAGLKAAAANPGSAKAIADLGGAEGALTQAMGRLNVVMEAYPDLKASQNMMQLSEELTSTENKVAFARQSFNDAVMHYNTYRQSFPPVAVAGMFGHGQDASLLEFEDSAQIQVAPKVSF
- a CDS encoding winged helix DNA-binding domain-containing protein; amino-acid sequence: MIEIERPQALARLRRVALAAQGLLQVQPFGRGLAGTRSAINHLGYVQIDTISVVERAHHHVVHSRVPGFKPDMIHQLLINRDIFEYWAHAAAFLPIDDFRFSLPYKHTIKSGQTHWFRNPDKKLMSELLARIESDGPLRSRDLENTTTKRSGWWDWKPAKKALEQLYMQGDLMVSDREGFQKTYDLTERVLPSHINTQMPSVAAFATHMVDQQLRCHGFASLKGFTYLRRSSELRNAVKNLVNERLAQGTLESVKVSSGEVFIVEAGALERPLPRLKNRLLILSPFDNSVIQRERLKALFQYDYQLECYVPEAKRQYGYFCLPLLYRDAFIGRMDCKAHRKSRHLEIRFLHFEPHTFDEGLVVTDFVDAITQFCHFQQCDTVSLTNVHPDHLTQHLRSALQALG
- a CDS encoding VOC family protein, producing MVAEEAARFYADTFPDSFVKAVHYAPGDFPSGKQGDVLTVEFSVMGIPCLGLNGGPAITHNESFSFQVSTNDQAETDYYWHAIVSNGGEESACGWCKDKWGISWQITPAVLMNAIANPDPATAKRAFDAMMQMRKINIAEIEAALKG
- a CDS encoding O-methyltransferase; translated protein: MVESLRELLTELEQFGQENDAAIADRLRRMLNITRDTGEFLSVLTQATDAKRVLEIGTSNGYSTLWFAQAAQKIGGHVTTVELAEYKFDLAAKNFERSGLSNYITSLQCEAGKLLESVEDSSFDLLFLDSNRSEYVPWWPHIKRVLRGGGLLVVDNATSHADEMAAFIELVSADPDFATCTVPVGNGQFMATRAA
- a CDS encoding ParD-like family protein: MGIVKINDQLHEDVRKASSVMVRSINAQAEYWIKVGMLAEANPSMTFSEIMRDQMQQADVDLRKVIGG
- a CDS encoding DUF1801 domain-containing protein, encoding MSPAVQAKFETYPISARRQLERVRQLILTRAAEDALGEVEEVLKWGEASYLVKGGTTIRIDWKAKDPDAIKVFFHCQTRLIETFKERYPSEFEYEGKRAIVIPLGMNIEQSPLGHCIELALKYHRLKHLPLLGV
- the map gene encoding type I methionyl aminopeptidase; its protein translation is MAKVTLKSAEELRVMREAGRLLASVFSYLDKQIVPGISTMDINHWAERYIVDHLQARPASKGQYGYQYVLNASVNHVVCHGIPSETQKLKSGDIVNVDITLEKGGFIADSSKMYLLGDVKPYAKRLVDKTYESMWQGIQAVKPGATLGDVGYAIQQYAEKQGYSIVREYCGHGIGREMHEEPQVLHYGKKGKGLVLQEGMVFTIEPMVNQGKAKIKTKRDGWTVVTSDKKLSAQWEHTIAVTSSGFEVLTLRDDEIIPTAISQ